A stretch of the Sulfurospirillum sp. UCH001 genome encodes the following:
- a CDS encoding molybdopterin oxidoreductase family protein, which yields MEHFEVIDSVCTYCGVGCDIAANVKDNKIHSIFAHPEGVVSEGNLCVKGKYGYEFVDAPDRLRIPRIRKSFLAKNPAIQAQIASTLVDLDETWVETTLDGATTAAAMKLQEIQSTYGRTSVCSIGGARTSCESSYLLQKFTRHTLNSPHVDNCARICHSPSLKGMRTTIGEGAATNPYNDIYNAEFMIVFGSNTTEAHPIISNRIVDVAGKHDNLAVFDVREITLHRFAKYKGIIPHESNLLVLNMMAYVIITEELYNEHFLADRTKGFEAFKEKILNDPYANPKYFEHIEGYEYLSKLIPKVAREYALKKSMIFWGLGVTEHIDGSYAVMAITHLALMTGNVGKTGAGLMPLRGQNNVQGACDMGMLPYYDPDYQTPKEIGLMTPQLVDEMIDGRIKAVINMGEDLTHVHPNSNKVNRALDNVEFIMVQELFMTEIANRADIVIGVKSAYEKTGVYVNAMRRLHLSQPLVKSDLPDDWEVIKLLDNKLGGNYTYEDSKQIWDEVREVAYRRFSGASYNRLERHRVRGLQWPVHTEDTPILHQLDFRTEDGYGEFHYHQYELRGMVEEIREKRLTGYHLTTGRTLAQYNNASQTSRSERLNKRYDETVLLVHEDDAADFTSEKVILKTAFGQSEPLTVKLTDKVQPKTLFCTFHHAKSKINNLFGDRCDEFVLTAAFKSIKVEVINV from the coding sequence ATGGAACATTTTGAAGTCATTGACAGTGTGTGTACCTACTGTGGCGTTGGTTGCGATATTGCTGCGAATGTTAAAGACAATAAAATTCACAGCATTTTTGCGCACCCTGAAGGCGTAGTATCTGAGGGAAACTTATGTGTGAAAGGCAAATACGGTTATGAATTTGTTGATGCGCCAGATCGTCTTAGAATTCCACGTATTCGTAAAAGCTTTTTAGCGAAAAATCCAGCTATTCAAGCACAGATTGCTTCAACACTGGTCGATCTTGATGAAACATGGGTTGAAACAACCCTAGATGGCGCTACCACAGCTGCCGCGATGAAACTTCAAGAGATTCAGTCAACGTATGGACGAACCAGCGTCTGCTCCATCGGAGGAGCAAGAACCTCATGTGAAAGTTCCTATTTGCTTCAAAAATTCACCCGCCATACCCTTAATTCTCCACATGTCGATAACTGTGCACGTATTTGCCACTCTCCAAGCCTTAAAGGTATGCGAACGACCATCGGTGAAGGTGCGGCAACCAACCCGTACAATGATATTTATAATGCCGAGTTTATGATTGTTTTTGGCTCGAATACGACTGAAGCGCATCCGATTATCTCCAATCGTATTGTCGATGTGGCAGGTAAGCACGATAATCTAGCTGTGTTTGATGTGCGCGAAATCACCTTGCACCGCTTTGCCAAGTACAAAGGTATTATCCCGCATGAATCAAATCTGTTAGTGCTGAATATGATGGCGTATGTCATCATCACTGAAGAGCTTTACAATGAGCATTTTTTGGCAGATCGTACCAAAGGATTTGAGGCATTTAAAGAGAAGATTTTAAATGATCCGTATGCCAATCCGAAGTATTTTGAGCACATAGAAGGCTATGAATACCTAAGCAAACTCATCCCAAAAGTAGCACGTGAATATGCCCTTAAAAAGTCGATGATTTTCTGGGGACTAGGAGTTACTGAACATATCGATGGCTCCTACGCGGTAATGGCGATTACGCATTTAGCGCTTATGACAGGGAATGTAGGAAAAACAGGTGCTGGTCTTATGCCACTTCGTGGGCAAAATAACGTTCAGGGTGCTTGCGATATGGGCATGCTTCCTTATTACGACCCTGATTATCAAACACCAAAAGAGATCGGTTTGATGACACCACAGCTCGTGGATGAAATGATTGATGGTCGTATTAAAGCGGTGATCAATATGGGCGAAGATCTCACGCATGTTCACCCTAACAGCAATAAAGTCAACCGTGCGCTTGATAATGTTGAGTTCATTATGGTGCAAGAGCTGTTTATGACTGAAATTGCCAATCGTGCTGACATTGTCATTGGCGTAAAGTCTGCTTATGAAAAAACAGGTGTTTATGTGAATGCTATGCGTCGTCTTCACCTCTCTCAACCGCTTGTGAAGTCTGATTTACCCGACGATTGGGAAGTCATCAAACTACTCGATAACAAATTAGGCGGAAATTATACTTATGAAGATTCCAAACAGATTTGGGATGAAGTACGAGAAGTAGCCTACAGACGTTTTTCAGGAGCAAGCTACAACAGACTAGAGCGCCACCGCGTTCGTGGACTACAATGGCCTGTACATACTGAAGATACACCTATTTTGCATCAACTCGATTTTAGAACTGAAGATGGCTATGGTGAATTTCATTACCACCAGTATGAGCTCCGCGGTATGGTGGAAGAGATACGTGAAAAAAGACTCACAGGTTATCATCTTACTACGGGAAGAACCCTTGCACAGTATAACAATGCCTCTCAAACCAGTCGTAGCGAAAGACTCAATAAGCGTTATGATGAAACGGTTTTACTCGTGCATGAAGATGACGCAGCCGACTTTACCAGTGAAAAAGTTATCTTAAAAACAGCATTTGGGCAAAGTGAACCGCTAACAGTAAAATTGACTGACAAAGTTCAACCTAAAACACTTTTCTGTACTTTTCACCATGCTAAATCGAAAATAAACAATCTTTTTGGTGATAGATGTGATGAATTTGTTTTAACTGCAGCATTCAAGTCGATCAAAGTAGAGGTTATAAACGTTTAA
- the dcm gene encoding DNA (cytosine-5-)-methyltransferase, giving the protein MEKMNTQQLTYIDLFCGAGGFSLGFTDAGFKNIFSIDIEPEFCETYKANFPNHRLIIKDISQLSEIEIKSIIGNNHVDVIIGGPPCQGFSIAGNIGRKFIDDPRNSLFREFARIVEIVKPRFFIMENVARLFTHNNGQTKNEIIDTFEKMGYFVNCKVLNSADYSVAQIRRRIIFIGSLGGSKIVFPKKNSEKFLTIKDAIDSLPPLASGEKSNIPNHEAMSHSFQMLTKMSFIKDGGNRTQIPEDLRPKAGDVRKYIRYKSEEPAICITGDMRKVFHYSQNRALSVRELASIQSFPNSFIFKGKSISQQQQVGNSVPPNMAKALAKSIELMSRHYKYPKVNYIGNKEKLASLICDYFPEDANSVLDAFSGGCSVSFEAKKRGYKVISNDVLKINYYLAKALIENEEVTLQAHDVEIIFNGKPKKGFMTRNYANKYFFEQECKELDNYRENINKLDSEYKKALAYSLMRRAMIRKMPYSRFTIPWEQIKQLRDEDYSYQKYKRKRAYHNESIKYHFLDNLNEYNKAVFSNCQINKAYNEDIFYLVDEVKADIVYLDPPYAGTMNNYFSFYGLIDEYIESKKIQPFINNFIEKSEVFMLFDLLFSKLKNFKYWILSYNNASYPSKEDLIMLLKKYSDDVQFIEIDHVYKITGKDKKQTHSEFLFIVKNKNHDSDKRIRG; this is encoded by the coding sequence ATGGAAAAAATGAATACACAACAACTGACGTACATAGATTTATTTTGTGGTGCAGGAGGATTTTCACTAGGGTTTACAGATGCTGGATTCAAAAACATATTTTCAATAGATATAGAGCCAGAGTTTTGCGAAACATATAAAGCGAATTTCCCGAATCATAGATTAATAATCAAAGACATTAGCCAGCTTTCAGAGATTGAAATTAAATCTATCATTGGCAATAATCATGTAGACGTAATTATTGGAGGACCTCCTTGCCAAGGTTTTAGTATAGCTGGAAATATTGGGCGAAAGTTTATTGATGATCCTCGGAATAGTTTATTTAGGGAGTTTGCAAGAATCGTAGAAATAGTTAAACCAAGATTTTTTATAATGGAAAATGTCGCAAGATTATTTACCCATAACAATGGTCAAACAAAAAATGAAATTATTGATACATTTGAAAAAATGGGATATTTTGTTAATTGTAAAGTTTTAAATTCTGCAGATTATAGTGTCGCTCAAATTCGAAGAAGAATAATTTTTATAGGAAGTTTGGGTGGATCTAAGATAGTTTTTCCGAAAAAAAACTCTGAAAAATTTTTGACAATCAAAGATGCTATTGATAGTCTGCCCCCATTAGCATCTGGGGAAAAATCAAATATACCAAATCATGAAGCAATGTCTCATTCATTTCAGATGCTCACAAAAATGAGTTTTATAAAAGATGGTGGCAATCGAACACAGATACCTGAAGATTTAAGACCAAAAGCTGGAGATGTGCGTAAATATATACGCTACAAGAGTGAAGAACCTGCTATATGTATCACTGGAGATATGAGAAAAGTTTTTCATTATTCTCAAAATAGAGCATTATCTGTCAGGGAGTTGGCGAGTATCCAATCATTTCCAAATAGTTTTATTTTTAAAGGTAAAAGTATTTCTCAACAACAACAAGTTGGAAACTCTGTGCCTCCAAATATGGCTAAGGCACTTGCAAAGTCTATAGAGTTAATGTCAAGACACTATAAATACCCAAAAGTTAATTATATTGGAAATAAAGAAAAATTAGCAAGCTTAATATGTGATTATTTTCCAGAAGATGCTAATTCTGTTTTGGATGCTTTTTCTGGGGGGTGCTCGGTTAGTTTTGAAGCAAAAAAACGAGGTTATAAAGTTATTTCTAATGATGTATTGAAAATCAATTACTATTTAGCAAAAGCATTAATAGAAAATGAAGAAGTTACATTACAAGCACATGATGTTGAAATAATTTTTAATGGTAAGCCTAAAAAAGGATTTATGACTCGCAATTATGCAAATAAATATTTTTTTGAGCAAGAGTGTAAAGAGCTTGATAATTACAGAGAAAATATTAATAAACTTGATTCGGAATATAAAAAAGCACTTGCATACTCATTGATGAGAAGAGCCATGATTAGAAAAATGCCATATTCTAGATTTACCATTCCGTGGGAGCAGATAAAACAATTACGTGATGAAGATTATAGTTATCAAAAGTATAAACGTAAAAGAGCATATCATAACGAATCAATAAAATATCATTTTTTAGACAACTTGAATGAGTATAATAAGGCAGTTTTTAGTAACTGCCAAATAAATAAAGCATATAATGAAGATATTTTCTATTTGGTGGATGAAGTTAAAGCAGATATTGTTTATTTAGATCCTCCATATGCTGGTACAATGAATAATTATTTTAGTTTCTATGGACTTATTGATGAGTATATTGAATCTAAAAAAATACAACCATTTATAAATAACTTTATTGAAAAATCAGAAGTTTTTATGTTGTTTGATTTATTGTTTAGTAAATTAAAGAATTTTAAATATTGGATTTTGAGCTATAATAATGCTTCTTATCCATCAAAAGAAGATTTAATAATGTTATTAAAAAAGTACTCAGATGATGTTCAGTTTATAGAAATTGATCATGTTTATAAAATTACAGGAAAAGATAAAAAGCAAACACATTCTGAGTTTTTATTTATTGTAAAAAATAAAAACCATGATTCCGATAAGAGGATCAGAGGATAG
- a CDS encoding HNH endonuclease — protein sequence MPQTIQIYEEYWQLTNAFTDYNGEKFLTTLRVCIQFIDQYKIEEYSEEKYKRLQDTLEPHLQINKISIRKAINQLVKLGFINSFLVSYHPDSVEYSKNTTSNKKRESLLSKIVYSNSSFNRAVNRNSDLHQINFLIKTLIENSPLSQEEIIALMLVDISSIQKGYLEKNEILKYVNEAKEIDFISRKYNQIGYLINLLSKLDELKFVDDKLYFQEDAKRIFGEDVFYKETTKKRDPYLHRIYKNQLQEESIELFNKPVCMIEKLDYPVLIASHIKPFIDSNNDEAYDPNNGLLLSRSIDALFDLKYISFNQEGSIIFSSELSDEVKEAWKDYKLDARVLNPTRLTYLLYHNDLLR from the coding sequence ATGCCTCAAACTATACAAATATACGAAGAATATTGGCAACTAACAAATGCTTTTACAGACTATAATGGTGAAAAATTTTTAACAACGCTAAGGGTGTGTATTCAATTCATTGATCAATATAAGATTGAAGAATATAGTGAAGAAAAATATAAAAGGTTGCAAGATACCTTAGAACCTCATTTGCAAATAAATAAAATTTCAATTCGAAAAGCAATTAACCAATTAGTTAAGCTTGGCTTTATTAATTCTTTTCTTGTCTCTTACCACCCTGATTCTGTGGAGTATTCAAAAAACACTACAAGCAATAAAAAGCGTGAGTCTTTGCTCTCTAAAATTGTATATTCCAATTCTAGTTTTAATCGAGCAGTTAATAGAAATTCAGACTTGCATCAAATTAACTTTCTCATTAAAACATTAATCGAAAATAGTCCTTTGAGTCAAGAAGAAATTATTGCTTTAATGTTGGTAGATATTTCTTCAATACAAAAGGGGTATTTAGAAAAAAATGAGATTTTAAAGTATGTAAATGAGGCAAAAGAAATTGATTTTATATCACGTAAGTATAATCAAATTGGTTATTTGATTAATTTGCTAAGTAAGTTAGATGAATTAAAATTTGTTGATGATAAGTTATACTTTCAAGAAGATGCTAAAAGAATTTTTGGTGAAGATGTTTTCTACAAGGAAACGACAAAAAAACGTGATCCTTATTTACATAGGATATATAAGAACCAGCTCCAAGAAGAATCCATTGAATTGTTTAATAAGCCTGTTTGTATGATTGAAAAATTAGATTATCCAGTACTAATAGCTAGCCATATTAAGCCTTTTATAGATTCTAACAATGATGAAGCTTATGATCCTAATAATGGGCTTTTGTTGAGCAGGTCAATAGATGCTTTATTTGATTTAAAATATATAAGTTTTAATCAAGAAGGGTCAATTATTTTTTCAAGTGAATTAAGTGATGAAGTTAAAGAGGCTTGGAAAGACTATAAACTGGATGCAAGGGTTTTAAATCCTACACGATTAACTTATTTGCTCTACCATAATGATTTATTGAGATGA
- a CDS encoding DNA adenine methylase, which yields METKKPIQMYQAESYHKTDYIKDLEKKITSINTIDGICQKLINTILQSLCKLNPDKKIDEIDYLVKSIGKISHLKELKATLKLISIKLKNLVKPTNDAILSIPHEETTEARSINRDTMSKVLFSYKDASPKKFFKIFFALSLLTYTKDAQVIKRINALLDRGDISHSVLTDYVLRNYPYFSFNSPHLGNLYPYAGGKQKFYETINTHFKEVVDSQEISTIIDPFMGGLGTFYSLFTHIPKDTSVILNDLNPSIYTLSKNVQNKNGHKKMMVFISNIIQDMFKQYQTCQPTSEQYKEYHSTLLQKLNGIEKNRTAKNTIEGSSILLFLLNNGFGGNYEMKDSGSYISASTDTKKVKRFFNFVGKIGLYHYLYNTAKVTFHNKDYKTILKKYSGHSDTYTTMDPPYFQTNMMSIEEFDKKIEHLNQTLATQTIGTQEYKTTHKEILSLTCGCSFNYGNFGDDFPHEQLLRDLKLIKGELTYFNYRHPLIEKYSKKYGLTIQYLERRTTNSKNTSGTPIPMKEEVFMTRRRVRTALCSQNSTQISNNINYINPNSMVQKVS from the coding sequence ATGGAAACAAAGAAACCGATTCAAATGTATCAAGCAGAGAGTTATCATAAAACAGATTACATCAAAGATTTAGAGAAAAAAATCACGAGTATCAACACGATTGACGGCATATGCCAAAAGTTGATAAATACCATTTTGCAATCATTGTGTAAGTTAAACCCTGACAAAAAAATTGACGAGATTGACTATCTTGTCAAATCGATTGGCAAGATAAGCCATTTAAAAGAGTTAAAAGCGACATTGAAATTAATCAGTATCAAACTGAAAAATCTTGTCAAACCGACAAATGATGCCATCTTGTCTATCCCTCATGAGGAAACAACAGAGGCAAGGAGCATCAACAGAGATACAATGAGTAAGGTTTTATTTTCATACAAAGACGCATCCCCAAAGAAGTTTTTTAAAATCTTTTTTGCTTTGTCCTTACTAACCTATACCAAAGATGCACAAGTCATTAAAAGAATTAACGCCTTGTTGGATAGGGGCGATATCAGCCATTCTGTTTTGACTGACTATGTTTTGAGAAACTATCCGTATTTTTCATTCAACAGCCCACATCTTGGAAATCTTTATCCATACGCTGGGGGCAAACAAAAGTTTTATGAAACTATCAACACTCATTTTAAAGAGGTGGTTGACAGCCAAGAGATATCCACCATTATTGACCCGTTCATGGGTGGTCTTGGAACATTTTATTCACTATTTACCCATATTCCAAAAGATACATCGGTAATTTTGAATGACTTAAACCCATCAATTTACACTCTGAGCAAGAATGTTCAAAATAAAAATGGGCACAAAAAGATGATGGTATTTATCTCAAATATCATTCAAGACATGTTTAAACAATACCAAACATGTCAACCAACGTCAGAACAATACAAAGAGTACCACAGCACTCTTTTACAAAAACTGAATGGGATAGAGAAAAACAGAACAGCCAAAAACACCATCGAGGGAAGTTCAATACTTCTTTTTCTGTTAAATAATGGTTTTGGAGGAAACTACGAGATGAAAGATTCAGGCTCTTACATCTCCGCATCAACGGACACCAAGAAAGTGAAAAGGTTTTTCAACTTTGTGGGAAAGATAGGACTATACCACTATCTTTACAACACTGCAAAGGTAACGTTTCACAACAAAGACTATAAGACAATTTTGAAAAAGTATAGTGGACATAGTGACACCTATACGACAATGGATCCTCCATATTTTCAGACAAATATGATGAGTATTGAAGAGTTTGACAAGAAAATAGAACATTTAAATCAAACACTTGCCACTCAAACCATTGGAACACAAGAGTATAAAACCACTCACAAAGAGATTCTAAGTCTGACGTGTGGGTGTTCTTTTAACTATGGAAATTTTGGGGACGATTTCCCTCATGAACAACTTTTGAGGGATTTAAAATTGATTAAAGGGGAATTGACTTACTTTAACTACAGACACCCTTTGATTGAAAAATACTCTAAAAAATACGGATTGACTATCCAATATTTAGAGAGAAGAACAACCAATAGTAAAAATACCTCTGGAACCCCTATTCCAATGAAAGAGGAAGTTTTTATGACTAGGAGAAGGGTTAGAACTGCTCTATGCTCACAGAACTCAACCCAAATATCCAACAATATCAATTATATCAATCCAAATTCTATGGTACAAAAAGTATCATAG
- a CDS encoding FtsK/SpoIIIE domain-containing protein, whose product MNKDIIFFHCKKVIKMGGYAFIVFIFVGFLEVIHIDIKNNSYISSVTNEKVPSGFIVKDTHQNVQFIRQEHGELVKNSPFFQKHEQLYQSIDKNEFVFSFIEYVKNLFHYSFKNSYASEVYQADFFMRILVGGLFFIWLIYRYLLRAKFEILPVRFNLYNQIGEQNAQSKKVYDIFSKKSDNQIIYKNASKINYDNYVKGLEDIKQFLGMENLEVQRFKKASVALVVSKIPSSVKFDVSKLKKGLIYMGVDKYLKDFYLSIKNMTHTIVVAETGAGKSVFVQNFLVSLFFNHEEIEQFYLIDPKKAEFGRYQKLKKVTYVENDIDILETLKTLQSVMYQRYETMKRDDLDNGDVIYGGKFIILVMDEFGTLGTIADTKMKSEVERILIDLAQKSRRAKIRMVFIGQKATRESISSNVLANISTRGVMKTEDGDNIIKMVGNKEELEERGVNPKKFVKGRLYFKDGASGVNTLIQSPFFNLSDKTHIEYLKTIVKDLIPLKNETIKQPLSDASIKSIKSADFYEKNLKNLWERVKNIQDQSKATELRKAIQSCKRDLKRQKIDDLDIRIETLNKQLSI is encoded by the coding sequence ATGAATAAAGACATCATTTTTTTTCATTGCAAAAAAGTTATAAAAATGGGTGGTTACGCATTTATTGTGTTTATCTTTGTGGGGTTTTTAGAAGTCATTCACATTGATATTAAAAACAACAGCTATATTTCAAGCGTTACGAATGAAAAGGTGCCGTCAGGTTTTATTGTGAAAGATACACATCAAAATGTTCAATTTATTCGGCAAGAGCATGGGGAGTTGGTAAAAAATAGCCCATTCTTTCAAAAGCACGAACAACTTTATCAGTCTATTGATAAAAATGAATTTGTCTTTTCATTTATTGAGTATGTGAAAAATCTATTTCACTACTCTTTTAAAAATTCATACGCAAGCGAAGTCTATCAGGCTGATTTTTTCATGCGTATTTTGGTAGGTGGGTTGTTTTTTATATGGTTAATTTATAGGTATCTATTGAGGGCTAAATTTGAAATATTGCCTGTACGCTTCAACTTATACAATCAAATTGGAGAACAAAATGCACAATCTAAAAAAGTGTATGACATCTTTTCAAAAAAGAGCGATAATCAAATCATTTATAAAAACGCTTCTAAAATCAACTATGACAATTATGTCAAAGGATTAGAGGACATCAAGCAATTTCTTGGAATGGAAAATTTAGAAGTTCAAAGATTTAAAAAGGCTTCTGTTGCATTGGTGGTTTCTAAAATTCCCTCATCGGTAAAGTTTGATGTATCAAAACTAAAAAAGGGATTGATTTACATGGGGGTAGATAAATATTTAAAAGATTTCTATTTATCCATTAAAAATATGACACATACCATCGTGGTGGCTGAAACGGGTGCGGGAAAGTCTGTCTTTGTTCAAAATTTTTTAGTTTCTTTGTTTTTTAATCATGAAGAGATTGAGCAGTTCTATTTGATTGACCCAAAAAAAGCCGAATTTGGAAGGTATCAAAAATTAAAAAAAGTGACGTATGTTGAAAATGATATTGACATTTTGGAAACATTAAAAACGCTTCAATCAGTAATGTACCAAAGATATGAAACTATGAAGCGTGATGACTTAGATAATGGGGATGTCATTTATGGTGGAAAATTCATTATTTTAGTGATGGATGAGTTTGGAACTCTTGGAACGATTGCCGATACAAAAATGAAAAGCGAGGTGGAGAGAATTTTAATAGATTTGGCGCAAAAGAGTAGACGCGCAAAAATTAGAATGGTTTTCATAGGACAAAAAGCAACGCGTGAAAGTATTTCATCCAATGTCTTGGCAAATATCAGTACCAGAGGTGTTATGAAAACAGAGGATGGGGACAATATTATCAAAATGGTGGGCAATAAAGAAGAGTTAGAAGAGCGAGGGGTAAATCCTAAAAAATTTGTAAAGGGTAGGCTTTATTTCAAAGATGGGGCAAGTGGAGTCAATACTTTAATACAATCGCCCTTTTTTAACTTATCGGATAAAACCCATATTGAGTATTTAAAAACCATTGTGAAAGATTTAATCCCTCTAAAAAATGAAACGATTAAACAACCTTTGAGCGATGCAAGTATCAAAAGTATAAAAAGTGCTGATTTTTATGAAAAAAATTTAAAAAATTTGTGGGAGCGTGTTAAAAATATTCAGGATCAAAGTAAGGCAACAGAACTTAGAAAAGCAATTCAGAGCTGTAAAAGAGATTTGAAGCGTCAAAAAATCGATGATTTAGATATAAGGATAGAAACTCTTAACAAACAACTTTCCATTTAA
- a CDS encoding tyrosine-type recombinase/integrase gives MFKKLDPNFTFNKIQVDEGDTPEDIALIQELNDKIERILMGKKRQKKISNVRIIDSDEIKPVTLKEAFTMFMAYKKDTENKSADTIKKINNVYRYLLLFAHESTDIHQINKKKFFNTLQSNLKQLPSNIFKFKQFEGKTFDEIMKFKDEKEKQAFNQLPKLTNKTINNMFVYIKNLIEYLERNDYIKTNNMKIKYLEEAMSDKTQFDDNELKELLNYKDETIRNMFKVFVYTGLRRKELIELKKIDILYEDNIPYFNIEESGERTLKTKSSIRRVPIHPDILELVKHQLATNETEFLFFNGEDNQIGKRLNRAIKSVLTPENQELKSLHSFRKNFTQKLDDVEAPADIIKKLVGHSLNDDITETHYKTQTKIEILYKHLAKISFDFAEDTSKNQNAIQ, from the coding sequence ATGTTTAAAAAACTTGACCCCAATTTTACATTTAATAAAATTCAAGTAGATGAAGGCGACACCCCTGAAGATATAGCCCTTATCCAAGAGCTTAACGATAAAATAGAGCGTATTTTAATGGGGAAAAAACGACAGAAAAAAATCTCTAATGTTCGCATTATAGATTCCGATGAAATTAAACCCGTTACGCTCAAAGAAGCGTTCACTATGTTTATGGCATACAAAAAAGATACTGAAAACAAAAGTGCTGACACCATCAAGAAAATTAATAATGTGTACAGATACCTTTTATTATTTGCCCATGAAAGTACGGACATCCACCAAATCAATAAAAAGAAATTTTTTAACACCTTACAATCTAATCTCAAGCAACTGCCATCCAATATTTTCAAATTCAAACAATTTGAGGGTAAAACCTTTGATGAGATTATGAAATTTAAAGACGAAAAAGAAAAACAAGCATTTAACCAACTCCCCAAACTTACCAACAAAACTATCAATAATATGTTTGTTTATATCAAAAATCTTATTGAGTATTTAGAGCGTAATGACTATATCAAAACCAATAATATGAAAATAAAATATTTAGAGGAAGCGATGTCTGATAAAACCCAATTTGACGATAATGAACTCAAAGAGCTTTTAAACTACAAAGACGAAACCATCCGCAATATGTTTAAAGTATTTGTATATACAGGACTTAGAAGAAAAGAACTGATTGAGCTTAAAAAAATAGATATTTTATATGAGGACAATATCCCCTATTTTAACATCGAAGAATCGGGAGAACGCACTCTCAAAACAAAAAGTTCAATTAGAAGAGTTCCTATCCACCCCGATATTTTAGAACTTGTAAAACATCAATTAGCAACCAATGAGACAGAATTTTTATTTTTCAATGGGGAAGATAATCAAATAGGAAAACGCCTCAATAGAGCCATTAAATCTGTTTTAACCCCTGAAAATCAAGAACTAAAAAGCCTACATAGTTTCAGAAAAAACTTTACACAAAAATTAGATGACGTGGAAGCACCTGCAGATATTATTAAAAAACTTGTCGGGCATAGCCTCAATGACGACATTACAGAAACCCACTATAAGACACAGACAAAAATCGAAATTTTGTATAAACACCTTGCAAAAATTTCATTTGATTTTGCAGAGGATACATCTAAAAATCAGAACGCAATTCAATAA